The Chryseobacterium sp. JV274 sequence TCTACTACCGACTGACTAATATTCTTTCGGCTGAAATGGGAATTAAAGATTTGTTTTATCTGTGTCTGGTAAAAAAGAAAAATTCGGATAAGATTCAGATTTTAAAAGAACTTCATCTGAACCATCAGCAGGCTCCTCATGCCAATGCAACCAACGAGCATTACTGCAGACGGTGGATTGCCGTGAAAAACCTTGATCATTTAAAAGAAAATGAAACATTGACGGATGCTCAGATCTCCCATTATAAAGACCAGGGAATAAGTTATCTTGTCATTTCCACTTCGCAAAAGAACCCTTTTTCAGACGGAAGCAACAGAAGCTATTGTTTGGGAATTTTATTGAATACTCAAACGATCAAAAAAATAAGCTTTATAAAATCTCCTTCTTTAAAAACGATCAATGTTGGAGTTACCTGTGAATCGTGCAGTATTGCAGATTGTGAAGTGAGGCAGGCTCCTCCGGTAAGGCTGGAAAAGGAACATTTTAACCTGAGTATGAAAAGTTCTGTGGAGAAGATAAGGAAGAGGTTTGAGAATTAAGGGATGAATGGTGAATCGTCAATCTGCTTCGCTTGCGAATTTTAAATATGTTTTGAGATACGTAATACATGTTTTAAATCTAAGAATAATACGTAAATCTTAAACGCAGAGTTCGCAAAGTTTTTATAATATTTTATAGTTTTTTCGGGCGCTATGGCGTTTCACTCAGCAAAGAAAAGTCTGTCCATCTGCTTAATGAAATGCCTTTACGAATAAATAATGTAGATTAATAAACATTCCGAACATTAGCGTTAATAATTATTCACTATTACCTTCGGAAAGCAAAAGTTGATTAGTACCAATACAAAACTAAATGATGAATGGTGAATCGTCAATTCGCTTCACTTGTGAATTTTTAATACTGCTATGAAATATTCGTTTATGAACTTTTTCACCTTCAATTCACTTACGAAGTAAAATTCACCATTGACTTAATTGACCTTTATTTCCTATCTTAGTACAAAACACAGTCATGATAGTAGATTTATTGTTTCCGAACCGTTGTATCCACTGCAACAAAATCATTGATTCTGAACTTTTGGTATGTGATCTTTGTTTTAGCCAGCTCCATTTTACCCACTATTCCTATTTTGAAAATAATCCGATTAAGGAGAAATGCAGTTTGTTTTTTCCTATTGAAAACACCTTTGCTTTACTGCAATTTGAAGAGGAGAGCTTAAGCCGGCAGATTATCCATGAGCTGAAATACAAAGGCCGGGAAAAAGCTGGAAAGATCCTTGCAGACTGGACCACAGAACGCCTGGACTTTAAGAACGAGAAACCTGATCTTTTGGTAAGTGTACCGCTTCATCCAAAAAAAATGAAGGAACGTGGATACAACCAGCTTCATTTATTCACAGAAACCTTAGCGGCATTTTATGACATCCCCTTTGATCATCAATTAATCAAAAGAAATCATTATTCAAAGGCACAGGCTTTAAAGGATAAGAAACACAGATTGGAAGCTGTCAACACATTCTCTATCACACAATCGGTTTCAGGAAAACATATTCTTCTGATTGATGATGTTTTTACCACAGGGAATACCGTTTCATCGGTTGCATGGGAAATTTTAAATGCCGGAAATAACAAAGTGAGTGTATTAGTAATAGCAATAGATGTTTAAGATAAGAAATGAGTCAGGAAATCTATTATGAATACGAGATTCAAATATGTAAAACCTTTCAATCACCCGACATTTTCATCGTTCAAATCTTTTTCTTAATTTTCCGGAAACTAAACCACTATGCCACATCTGCTTTTATTACACGGAGCTTTAGGTCACAGCGACATTTTCACGCCTTATCTGAAAACTATATCTCACTATTTTACAGTACACACTCCTTTGTTTTCAGGACATGGAGATCTGGAACTTCCGGCAGAGGGTATTAGTATTGAAAAGTATACTCAGGAGCTATCAGAATATTGTGAAGCAAATAATTTGACAGATGTATCTATTTTCGGGCACAGTATGGGTGGTTATGCGGCACTCTGTTACGCGATGAAGAATCCTGAAAATGTAAATTCTATTATAACGCTGGGAACAAAGTTTGACTGGACTGAGGAGCAGGCTTTAAAAGAAAGTAAAATGCTTAGTCCTGATGTCATTCTTGAGAAAATTCCACAATATGCTCAGGTTTTAGAATCACAACACGGATCAAAATGGAAGCAGCTTCTTCCTGCTATTGCTGATTTGATGATTGATTTAGGTAAAAATCCTCCGTTGGAAAATAATCTTGCGACGATTAATATTCCCATTCAAATCATGGTAGGAGATAAAGATAATATGGTAACTCTCGAAGAAAGCTCCAGGGTTTACAGAAGTCTTCCCAATGCAAAATTGGCCGTACTTCCAGACACAAAACATCCACTGGATAAAGTACGACCAAGTCTATTGTTGAACTTAATAAAAGATTTCTGGAATCTTTCTTAAATTATCTTTGAAGTTTTTCTCCGTAACTAAGATCTCCGGCATCTCCTAAACCAGGAGTAATATAACCTTTTGATGTTAACTCTTCATCAATAGCTCCTACCCAGATGTGAGCTTCAGGATAGGCATTCTGAATGGTTTCAACGCCTTGTTTTGATGCAATGGCTGCAACAATATGAAGCTGGGTTGGATTTCCATTGGTTAACAGGTCTTTGATTGCTTCAATTAAAGAAGCTCCTGTTGCCAGCATTGGGTCTGCTACAATCAAAGGTCTGCCTTCGATGCTTGGGCAAGTCAGATAATCCTGCTTGATTGAGAAATAATCGTTGGCATCATGTTTTCTGTAGGCAGCTACAAAACCGCAGTCGGCTCTGTCGAGATAGTTCAGAATTCCTTCAAACAATGGAACTCCCGCTCTTAAAATGGTTGTAATAACAGGCTGTACAGCAATTTCCCTGCTTTTAATTGTATCTAAAGGAGTTTGAATTTCAACTTCTCTGTACTCCAGACCTTTACTGATTTCAAAAGCGGCAATCTCCCCGATTCTTTCCATATTTCTTCTGAATCTCATTCGGTCATGCTGAACATTAACGTTTCTAAGTTCGTTAATCCATTCATTGACAAGAGAAAAGTTTTGCGATAAAATAGTAAGCATGAAAATTTTATTTTTAATTTCAGTTAATTGACATTAATTCCTACAAAATTACAACTAAAAAACGAATTGAAAGATTGGGCTAAATGAGAAACTCTGATCTGATTTTATAAAAAACTCCGGCAAGCTTCGCTTGCCGGAGTTTCCAATGAACACTTGTTCTTATTATTTTTGTCTGAAATATACTTCAATCGGAACTCCGGTAAATCCGAATTGTTTTCTCAACTGATTTTCAGTAAATCTTTTATAAGGTTCTTTCACATACTGTGGAAGGTTACAGAAAAACACAAACTGTGGTGACGGCGTAGGAAGCTGAACACAATATTTGATTTTAATATACTTCCCTTTCAATGCAGGTGGTGGCGTATTTTCGAAGATTGGAAGCATTACTTCATTCAGTTTTGAAGTTTTAATTTTCTTCTTACGGTCTTCATAAACCTCCATGGCTACTTCTACAGCCTTTAAGATTCTCTGCTTCGTTAAAGCTGAAACAAATAGGATTGGAATATCCTGGAACTGACCGATTTTATCTTTGATTGATTGTTCAAAATCACGCATTGTATTGGTCTGCTTGTCTTCAATCAAATCCCATTTATTCACAAGGATTACAATTCCTTTTCTGTTTTTCTGAGCCAGTCCGAAGATGTTCATATCCTGAGATTCCCATCCTTGTGTAGCATCCACCATAATGATTACTACGTCAGAATACTCGATAGAACGGATAGATCTCATTACAGAATAGAATTCAAGATCTTCGTTTACCTTAGATTTCCTTCTCATCCCTGCAGTATCTACCAATACAAATTCATGTCCGAATTTGTTATATAAAGTCTGGATACTGTCTCTTGTAGTTCCTGCAATATCCGTTACGATATTTCTTTCAACATCCAATAAAGCATTTGTCATTGTAGATTTTCCTACGTTTGGACGGCCTGCAATAGTGATTTTAGGTAATCCTTCGAAAGGATCTTTATATTCTGTTGTTGGAAAGTCTCTAACGATATCGTCTAAGATTTCTCCTGTTCCTGAACCGGTAGCAGAAGAAAGAGTGTAATATTTATCAATTCCTAACTGGTAGAATTCTGTTGCCGGAAGTTCTTCTTTTGCAGAATCTACTTTATTGATAACGATATAAATCGGTTTATTGGATCTTCTTAATAAACTGTAAATTTCGTAATCTGTATCAGTAAGTCCCTCTTCCACGTTCATCATAAAGATAATGGAAGTAGCCTCTTCTACAGCCAATTGTACCTGCTTACGGATTTCTTCTTCAAAGATATCATCTGTACCTACATCATAACCTCCGGTATCAATTACAGTAAAATCTACCCCGTTCCAGTCTGATTTTCCGTAGTGACGGTCTCTGGTAACACCGGCTGTAGAATCTACAATAGCTTCTCTTCTTTCTAATAAACGATTAAAAAGCGTGGATTTTCCTACGTTGGGACGTCCAACGATTGCGACAATATTTGACATAAAAAATGTTTAATAATCCTTCTGCTTATGCTCAGGACATGTTATTAATGGGTTACTCCAACTTTTGGAGCCCAATTTTTTGCAAAGATAAGATTTTATTATTTAACGAGGCTTTTAAGGATGGGAGCTGGAAGAAGAAGGCTGGAAGTTGCTATTCACCGGATAAAATATCATGTTCGTTAAGATTAAAATTGAACTGACAACATCTGTGAGTCTCCTATTTCAGGCTAAAGCATATTTTTTTGAAGATTTTTATCAGAAAATAATTATTTGGCAATCAATACATAAAGCAATTGCCCATGTATTATGTTAATTAATCTTTAATTTTGATTTTCATATTTAAAATAAATTCTATAATTTCGCAACATAGAAACAGACCTATAGTGTAACGGTAGCACTCCGGTTTTTGGTACCGTCAGTCGGGGTTCGAATCCCTGTGGGTCTACAAACCATCCTTTTTTAAGGATGGTTTTTGTTTTTTATATCTTTATGACAAATTCTTAAATTGTAATCCCGATCACGAATAACGACAGAACAGACCTATTTTTTTAATCCAGCACTCAAAAAATCCGAATAAAACTGAGTAAAATGACAGAATCAGAATTAAAAAACATCATGGAAGTATGTAATAACGCTACCCCATCTCCATGGACATCATATATTGAAGGCAGAGATTTCAATTCCGGATCCAGTTTTATAATGACTGGAGAAGAAAAGAGAGACTATGATATAGAATTCATTTCAATAAAACCTGAAGATCAGGATTTCATTGCTATGGCAAGAAACGTAATTCCACTGTTAGTAGAAGAAATTATTAAATTAAAAAGAAACCAATAAATAAAGTTTCTCCTGACCTTCATAGTCAACAATATAAAATAACAGGCTGCCTTTTCAAGACAGCCTGTTATTTTATATGATTAAAAAAGATTAAACCAGATCAAACCTATCCAGATTCATCACTTTTGTCCATGCTGCCACAAAGTCTTTTACAAATTTACCTTGTGCATCGGCACTTCCGTATACCTCAGCAATCGCTCTCAATTCGGAATTGGATCCGAAAACAAGATCAGCTCGGGTTGCGGTCCATTTTGGCTGGCCGGTTGAACGATCACTTCCCATATAAAGCTGCTGATCGTCTGACATAGCTTTCCATTGAGTTCCCATATCCAAAAGATTCACGAAGAAATCATTGGTAAGAACTCCCGGACGGCTGGTAAATACACCATGTTTTGAACCGTCAAAGTTGGTATCCAAAGTACGCATACCTCCTACTAATACAGTAAGTTCCGGAGCTGTAAGACTTAACAGTTGGGCTTTATCTATTAGTAAAGATTCTGTAGATACGGTAAATCTTCTTTTCAGGTAATTACGGAATCCATCGGCAATAGGCTCTAGATATCCCATAGATTCTACATCGGTTTGTTCCTGAGAAGCATCCATTCTTCCCGGAGCAAATGGAACTTTCACATCCTGTCCTGCATTTCTTGCAGCAACTTCAACCGCAGCATTACCTGCCAGAACAATAAGATCAGCTAAAGAGATTTTCTTACCTCCGTTTTGAGAATCGTTGAATTCTTTCTGGATTCCTTCCAATACTCCTAATACTTTATTCAGCTGTGAAGGATTATTCACTTCCCAGTTTCTTTGAGGTTCCAATCTTATTCTGGCTCCATTGGCACCCCCACGCTTATCACTTCCTCTGAAAGTAGAAGCAGAAGCCCAGGCTGTAGATATCAGTTCAGCATTGCTTAATCCTGAATTTAAAACTTTTGATTTTAATGCTTCCACATCATTTCCGTCAACCAGTTCATGATTCACTTCCGGAATAGGATCCTGCCAGATCAGTTCTTCCTGTGGTACATCTGGTCCCAAATAACGGGCACGCGGTCCCATATCTCTGTGTGTAAGCTTAAACCATGCTCTTGAAAAGGCATCGGCAAATGCATCAGGATTTTCGTAAAAATGTCTAGAAATTTTTTCATAAGCAGGGTCCAGTCTCAATGAAAGGTCCGTTGTAAGCATTGTTGGTTTATGCTTTTTAGAAGAATCGAATGCATCAGGAATAATATCAGCACCATCCTTTGCTACCCATTGGTGAGCTCCGGCAGGACTTTTTGTCAATTCCCATTCATTTTCAAAAAGGTTTTTAAAGAAATAATTACTCCATTGAGTCGGCGTTTCTGTCCAGGTCACTTCCAGGCCACTGGAAATAGCGTCTTTACCACTTCCGGATTTATAGCTGCTTGACCATCCTAATCCCTGCTGTTCAATTCCTGCTCCTTCAGGTTCTTTGCCAACATGATCTGCAGGACCAGCCCCGTGGGTTTTACCAAAAGTATGTCCTCCGGCGATCAAAGCAACCGTTTCTTCATCGTTCATTGCCATACGGCCGAAAGTATCACGGATATCTTTAGCGGCAGCAATAGGATCTGGATTTCCGTCCGGACCTTCAGGGTTTACATAAATAAGTCCCATTTGTACGGCTGCCAATGGATTTTCAAGGTTTCTTGAATGAATATCTCCGTCTGCATTATCATCAGTAGGAAGAACTGCTGAATGTCCTTCTACAACTCCTTCTGAACCGTGGGCATAACGTAAGTCACCTCCCAGCCACGTCTTTTCTGATCCCCAATATACATCGGAATCCGGTTCCCAAACATCGGCACGTCCTCCTGCAAATCCAAATGTTTTGAAGCCCATTGATTCAAGGGCAATATTTCCGGTAAGAATCAAAAGGTCTGCCCAGGAGATATTTCTGCCATATTTCTGCTTAATCGGCCATAATAATCTTCTCGCTTTATCAAGGCTTACATTATCCGGCCAGCTGTTTAAGGGTGCGAAACGCTGTTGGCCAGCCCCTGCTCCGCCTCTACCATCTCCTACCCGATAGGTACCTGCGCTGTGCCAGGCCATACGGATAAATAAAGGACCATAATGACCAAAATCTGCCGGCCACCAGTCTTGAGAATCTGTCATTAATGCATGAAGATCTTTTTTTACGGCCTCCAGATCCAGGCTTTCGAATGCTTTGGCATAGTCAAAATCTTTGTCCATAGGATCTGAAAGGGAGGAATGCTGGCGCAGAAGATCTACTCTAAGCTGATCCGGCCACCAATCAGAATTTTGGGTTCCACCGCCTGCTACACTCTTCTTCATTGTTCCGTTATGAAACGGGCATTTACTGATGTCATTCAAATCGTTTTCCATTGTCGTTTATTTTATTTTTATATTGATTAATACAGTTTAAATTCTCTGTTATAAGAATATGACAAACCTACAACGTTTGGGTAATAAATACAATCTATTAATTTTTATTTCAACGATAGTCAAAAACTATAAACATGTATTTCCGACTGCATGAGAATTAAGACTAAATTGTGGTATTAAGTTAATCATTTTTCAGATTAACTTAAATAAAAACAGCAGTATAGGGCTCAATTTAGAATTACTCAACGTAAGAATTTTATGGAAAAAGGAAGAAAGGAAGCTTGAAGAGGAAAGTTTGATGATTGCCGGAAAATATTTGATTAATATTTATAAAAATTGAAAAAAACGAGCTATTTCAAGAACTTCTAAAAGCACCTCCAACCTCACTCTTAAAGCTTCCGATTTTATCTCACTAAAAATAAATTAACTACCTTTATCATTACCAAACATGAAACACCTGCTATGAAAAAAATAATTGTTATCATTCTTGTTGCTTTTATCATCATTCAGTTTTTTCCTATTGACAAAACAAATCCGCCTCCTACACCCGGCATGGATTTTCTTAAGATCAAAAACACTCCGGAAAAAATTGCCCGTACCATCAGAACTTCTTGTTACGACTGTCATTCCAATGAAACAGCATATCCATGGTATACCAATATTTCCCCGGCTTCATGGTGGGTAAAAAATCATATTAATGAAGGCAGGAAACATCTTAATTTTTCTACCTTTGCAGTATATGAACCTAAAAGACAGCTTCATAAACTGGAGGAATCTATAGAAATGGTTGAAAAAAAAGAAATGCCGCTTGAGTCTTATTATTTAGGACATCAGAATGCCAAACTCTCGGATGAACAGCGTGCAGAACTTATCCAATACTTTAAAAAAGTAAAAGAAGATACCGAAAGAAGAATCATGTTTAATAAATAAAGTCGTGGAAAACTGGGAAAATAAACATATTGTGTTTTTTGACGGAGATTGCGGAGTCTGTAATTTCTGGGTACAGTGGATTTTGGAGCGTGACAAGAAAGACCAATTCATGTTTGCTTCTCTACAATCTGATTTCGGGCAACAATTTTTATCCGAAAGAGGCCTGGAAACTAATATATTCAATACCCTGTATCTATGGAAGCCCGGACGGTATTATCAAATCAAATCAAGGGCAGTACTGGAAATCGCTAACTTATTGGGAGGAGTTTATAAACTTTCCTTTATTGGAAAAATTATACCTGCTTTTTTAAGCGACAAAGTATATGATACTATTTCCAGAAACAGGATGAAACTTGCCAATCAGAAGTGTTATTTACCGGATCAGCATCAGAAGAAAAAGTTTATTCAGGTGTAGTTTCTCTTATATACAATTTCCTTCAGATTATATAAAATACCATTCCGTAAGAAAAACCGGACAACCTAACATTAAAATGATGTGTTGCGGAGATTCCTACGGAATGACAAACTTGATGGATAAGTAAACAAACTGGGATTGATTATAAAAATAATTCTATCACCCGCTTATTACTTATCACTTATTACTTATCACTTATAAATTCAGTGACCACACAGAATAAGAGTTTGGCGGGCATTGAATTTTCACCCATTTATCTCCCTGAGTTGTAGGATACCAGCCTGAGTGTCCGGTGAAATCTTTGATCTGCTGGCTGCTCCAATTGGTTTCTACCCATCTTTCCTGCCAGTTTGATGATGTATTGATATAAACAACCAGCCCGGGATTTCCATTATATCCGTTTCGTCTTGCGATATATTCATCATTATCGGTATACAGAATAGAAGTTGTTCCGGTAGCTTTATTGTTATGAATCCAGATCAGGTTATTTAGTCTTTCTTTGTTCAGCCATTCTTCATAATCTCTGTAAAAAATGGTTGGATATCCTTCATGAGTCAAAATATAGGCATAGGCCGGCATTTTATTGTTAATAATATCTGTGTCGTGATTGGCTACAAAAGTGACTGCTTTGTATGGATTTCTTTTCCACATCATATCATCATTCAGAACATTCAAATTTCCGTTGTCAAATGCCTC is a genomic window containing:
- the der gene encoding ribosome biogenesis GTPase Der, translating into MSNIVAIVGRPNVGKSTLFNRLLERREAIVDSTAGVTRDRHYGKSDWNGVDFTVIDTGGYDVGTDDIFEEEIRKQVQLAVEEATSIIFMMNVEEGLTDTDYEIYSLLRRSNKPIYIVINKVDSAKEELPATEFYQLGIDKYYTLSSATGSGTGEILDDIVRDFPTTEYKDPFEGLPKITIAGRPNVGKSTMTNALLDVERNIVTDIAGTTRDSIQTLYNKFGHEFVLVDTAGMRRKSKVNEDLEFYSVMRSIRSIEYSDVVIIMVDATQGWESQDMNIFGLAQKNRKGIVILVNKWDLIEDKQTNTMRDFEQSIKDKIGQFQDIPILFVSALTKQRILKAVEVAMEVYEDRKKKIKTSKLNEVMLPIFENTPPPALKGKYIKIKYCVQLPTPSPQFVFFCNLPQYVKEPYKRFTENQLRKQFGFTGVPIEVYFRQK
- a CDS encoding thiol-disulfide oxidoreductase DCC family protein, with the translated sequence MENWENKHIVFFDGDCGVCNFWVQWILERDKKDQFMFASLQSDFGQQFLSERGLETNIFNTLYLWKPGRYYQIKSRAVLEIANLLGGVYKLSFIGKIIPAFLSDKVYDTISRNRMKLANQKCYLPDQHQKKKFIQV
- a CDS encoding ComF family protein, whose translation is MIVDLLFPNRCIHCNKIIDSELLVCDLCFSQLHFTHYSYFENNPIKEKCSLFFPIENTFALLQFEEESLSRQIIHELKYKGREKAGKILADWTTERLDFKNEKPDLLVSVPLHPKKMKERGYNQLHLFTETLAAFYDIPFDHQLIKRNHYSKAQALKDKKHRLEAVNTFSITQSVSGKHILLIDDVFTTGNTVSSVAWEILNAGNNKVSVLVIAIDV
- a CDS encoding heme-binding domain-containing protein is translated as MKKIIVIILVAFIIIQFFPIDKTNPPPTPGMDFLKIKNTPEKIARTIRTSCYDCHSNETAYPWYTNISPASWWVKNHINEGRKHLNFSTFAVYEPKRQLHKLEESIEMVEKKEMPLESYYLGHQNAKLSDEQRAELIQYFKKVKEDTERRIMFNK
- the katG gene encoding catalase/peroxidase HPI, translating into MENDLNDISKCPFHNGTMKKSVAGGGTQNSDWWPDQLRVDLLRQHSSLSDPMDKDFDYAKAFESLDLEAVKKDLHALMTDSQDWWPADFGHYGPLFIRMAWHSAGTYRVGDGRGGAGAGQQRFAPLNSWPDNVSLDKARRLLWPIKQKYGRNISWADLLILTGNIALESMGFKTFGFAGGRADVWEPDSDVYWGSEKTWLGGDLRYAHGSEGVVEGHSAVLPTDDNADGDIHSRNLENPLAAVQMGLIYVNPEGPDGNPDPIAAAKDIRDTFGRMAMNDEETVALIAGGHTFGKTHGAGPADHVGKEPEGAGIEQQGLGWSSSYKSGSGKDAISSGLEVTWTETPTQWSNYFFKNLFENEWELTKSPAGAHQWVAKDGADIIPDAFDSSKKHKPTMLTTDLSLRLDPAYEKISRHFYENPDAFADAFSRAWFKLTHRDMGPRARYLGPDVPQEELIWQDPIPEVNHELVDGNDVEALKSKVLNSGLSNAELISTAWASASTFRGSDKRGGANGARIRLEPQRNWEVNNPSQLNKVLGVLEGIQKEFNDSQNGGKKISLADLIVLAGNAAVEVAARNAGQDVKVPFAPGRMDASQEQTDVESMGYLEPIADGFRNYLKRRFTVSTESLLIDKAQLLSLTAPELTVLVGGMRTLDTNFDGSKHGVFTSRPGVLTNDFFVNLLDMGTQWKAMSDDQQLYMGSDRSTGQPKWTATRADLVFGSNSELRAIAEVYGSADAQGKFVKDFVAAWTKVMNLDRFDLV
- a CDS encoding alpha/beta fold hydrolase, whose amino-acid sequence is MPHLLLLHGALGHSDIFTPYLKTISHYFTVHTPLFSGHGDLELPAEGISIEKYTQELSEYCEANNLTDVSIFGHSMGGYAALCYAMKNPENVNSIITLGTKFDWTEEQALKESKMLSPDVILEKIPQYAQVLESQHGSKWKQLLPAIADLMIDLGKNPPLENNLATINIPIQIMVGDKDNMVTLEESSRVYRSLPNAKLAVLPDTKHPLDKVRPSLLLNLIKDFWNLS
- the upp gene encoding uracil phosphoribosyltransferase, which translates into the protein MLTILSQNFSLVNEWINELRNVNVQHDRMRFRRNMERIGEIAAFEISKGLEYREVEIQTPLDTIKSREIAVQPVITTILRAGVPLFEGILNYLDRADCGFVAAYRKHDANDYFSIKQDYLTCPSIEGRPLIVADPMLATGASLIEAIKDLLTNGNPTQLHIVAAIASKQGVETIQNAYPEAHIWVGAIDEELTSKGYITPGLGDAGDLSYGEKLQR